The Lycium barbarum isolate Lr01 chromosome 9, ASM1917538v2, whole genome shotgun sequence genome has a segment encoding these proteins:
- the LOC132610661 gene encoding putative defensin-like protein 120, protein MAKLLTCVLLVAALFLVGTMVLSVESKTCYQIHPELLCDQGKVEPKCLPFCKQKFGPNAGGQCIEQVGFNGPFCACDYPC, encoded by the exons ATGGCAAAGCTTTTGACTTGTGTCCTTCTTGTTGCTGCTCTGTTTCTTG TTGGAACAATGGTCCTATCAGTTGAATCAAAAACTTGCTACCAAATACATCCAGAATTATTGTGCGACCAAGGAAAAGTTGAGCCAAAAtgtttgccattttgcaagcaaAAATTTGGACCCAATGCTGGTGGCCAATGCATTGAACAAGTTGGCTTTAATGGTCCTTTTTGTGCTTGCGATTATCCGTGCTAG